From Sparus aurata chromosome 9, fSpaAur1.1, whole genome shotgun sequence, a single genomic window includes:
- the LOC115588800 gene encoding calcium-binding mitochondrial carrier protein Aralar1-like isoform X1, translated as MPQNTGSSSWNEVQATKRADPGDLKTIFLKYASVVDDGEHYMTPRDFVQGYLGLHAQPQYNPKTVELIAGVADTTKDGLISFQEFLAFESVLCAPDALFIVAFQLFDKTGTGNISFENVRDIFSQTTVHHHIPFNWDCEFIRLHFGHERNKNLTYTEFTQFLQELQLEHARQAFAQKDKNKSGTITALDFSDIMATIRHHMLTPFVEENLVSAAGGSTSHMVSFSYFNAFNALLNNMELIRKIYSTLAGTHRDMLVTKEEFVHAANKFGQITPMEIDILYQLSGLHTHSGRLNQADIERIAPLEEEAMPYHQAEAHRQHAHETSRPVWLQAAESAYRFTLGSIAGATGATAVYPIDLVKTRMQNQRSTGSFVGELMYKNSFDCAKKVLRYEGFFGFYRGLLPQLIGVAPEKAIKLTMNDFVRDKFTTQDDTIPLPAEILAGGCAGASQVIFTNPLEIVKIRLQVAGEITTGPRVSALNVVRDLGFFGLYKGAKACFLRDIPFSAIYFPVYAHTKAKIADEDGSLGALQLLTAGAIAGIPAASLVTPADVIKTRLQVAARAGQTTYSGVIDCFRKILKEEGFRAFWKGTGARVCRSSPQFGVTLVTYELLQRWLYIDFGGHHPAGSVPTPKPTIKDLPSVTADHVGGYRLAAATFAGVERKFGLHLPKFKPSGEVTIKPAESKAEPQAS; from the exons ATGCCGCAGAACACCGGATCTTCAAGCTGGAATGAG gtGCAAGCGACAAAAAGAGCCGACCCCGGTGACTTAAAGACTATTTTTCTGAAG TATGCCAGTGTGGTGGACGATGGAGAGCATTACATGACCCCCAGGGACTTTGTGCAGGGTTACCTGGGTTTACATGCACAGCCTCAGTACAATCCCAAAACTGTGGAACTGATAGCCGGAGTGGCCGACACCACTAAAGATGG ACTGATCTCTTTTCAGGAGTTTTTGGCCTTTGAGTCAGTTCTATGTGCCCCGGATGCCCTGTTCATAGTTGCCTTTCAGTTGTTTGACAAGACGGGCACAGGGAACATCTCATTCG AGAATGTACGTGACATCTTCAGCCAGACCACAGTTCATCACCACATTCCCTTTAACTGGGACTGTGAGTTCATCAGGCTACACTTCGGTCATGAAAGAAACAAGAACCTCACCTACACGGAGTTCACCCAGTTTCTGCAG GAGCTGCAGTTGGAGCACGCCCGCCAAGCGTTTGCACAAAAAGACAAGAACAAAAGTGGAACCATCACCGCCTTGGACTTCAGCGACATCATGGCCACCATCAGACACCACATGCTGACTCCATTTGTAGAAGAGAACCTGGTTTCA gctgcaggaggcaGCACCTCACACATGGTGAGCTTCTCCTACTTCAACGCCTTCAACGCTCTCCTAAATAACATGGAGTTGATCCGCAAGATTTACAGCACCCTCGCCGGCACCCACAGAGACATGCTCGTTACCAAAG AGGAGTTTGTTCATGCTGCAAATAAGTTTGGTCAAATCACTCCAATGGAGATCGACATCCTGTACCAGCTCTCTGGTCTCCACACTCACTCCGG GCGGCTGAACCAGGCAGACATTGAGAGGATAGCCCCGCTGGAGGAAGAAGCCATGCCGTACCACCAAGCAGAGGCCCACAGACAG CACGCTCATGAAACGTCTCGGCCCGTCTGGCTCCAGGCTGCAGAGTCTGCCTACAGGTTTACTCTGGGCTCAATCGCTGGAG ccACCGGTGCCACAGCTGTGTATCCAATCGACCTGGTGAAGACACGCATGCAGAACCAGCGCTCCACTGGCTCCTTTGTAGGAGAACTGATGTACAAGAATAGCTTCGACTGTGCAAAGAAAGTGCTCCGTTACGAGGGCTTCTTCGGATTCTACAGAG GTCTCCTCCCGCAGCTCATCGGCGTCGCCCCGGAGAAAGCTATCAAACTCACG ATGAATGATTTTGTCAGAGACAAGTTCACCACACAAGACGATACCATCCCTCTGCCTGCAGAGATTCTCGCTGGTGGATGT GCCGGAGCTTCCCAGGTGATTTTCACCAATCCTCTGGAGATCGTTAAGATTCGTCTGCAGGTGGCTGGAGAGATCACCACAGGGCCCAGGGTCAGTGCCCTGAATGTTGTGAGAGACCTGGGCTTCTTTGGCCTCTACAAG GGAGCCAAAGCTTGCTTCCTGCGTGACATCCCCTTCTCCGCCATCTACTTCCCTGTTTATGCCCACACCAAGGCGAAAATAGCAGATGAGGACGGAAGCCTGGGGGCACTGCAGCTGCTCACTGCTGGAGCCATCGCAG GTATACCGGCTGCTTCACTGGTGACCCCTGCTGATGTCATCAAGACCAGGCTCCAGGTGGCAGCCCGAGCAGGCCAGACGACATACAGCGGAGTCATCGACTGCTTCAGAAAGATCCTCAAGGAGGAAGGTTTCAGGGCATTTTGGAAGGGCACGGGAG CTCGCGTCTGCAGATCCTCACCACAGTTTGGTGTAACCCTGGTGACCTATGAGCTGTTGCAGAGATGGTTATACATTGACTTTGGCGGACA TCATCCTGCCGGCTCCGTGCCGACCCCCAAACCCACCATCAAGGATCTTCCATCTGTGACAGCAGACCACGTTGGCGGCTACCGTCTGGCTGCTGCAACTTTTGCTGGAGTGGAAAGAAAATTTGGTCTGCACCTGCCCAAGTTTAAGCCTTCTGGAGAAGTGACAATCAAACCAGCGGAGTCCAAAGCGGAGCCACAGGCTTCATAA
- the LOC115588800 gene encoding calcium-binding mitochondrial carrier protein Aralar1-like isoform X2, with protein sequence MAVKVQATKRADPGDLKTIFLKYASVVDDGEHYMTPRDFVQGYLGLHAQPQYNPKTVELIAGVADTTKDGLISFQEFLAFESVLCAPDALFIVAFQLFDKTGTGNISFENVRDIFSQTTVHHHIPFNWDCEFIRLHFGHERNKNLTYTEFTQFLQELQLEHARQAFAQKDKNKSGTITALDFSDIMATIRHHMLTPFVEENLVSAAGGSTSHMVSFSYFNAFNALLNNMELIRKIYSTLAGTHRDMLVTKEEFVHAANKFGQITPMEIDILYQLSGLHTHSGRLNQADIERIAPLEEEAMPYHQAEAHRQHAHETSRPVWLQAAESAYRFTLGSIAGATGATAVYPIDLVKTRMQNQRSTGSFVGELMYKNSFDCAKKVLRYEGFFGFYRGLLPQLIGVAPEKAIKLTMNDFVRDKFTTQDDTIPLPAEILAGGCAGASQVIFTNPLEIVKIRLQVAGEITTGPRVSALNVVRDLGFFGLYKGAKACFLRDIPFSAIYFPVYAHTKAKIADEDGSLGALQLLTAGAIAGIPAASLVTPADVIKTRLQVAARAGQTTYSGVIDCFRKILKEEGFRAFWKGTGARVCRSSPQFGVTLVTYELLQRWLYIDFGGHHPAGSVPTPKPTIKDLPSVTADHVGGYRLAAATFAGVERKFGLHLPKFKPSGEVTIKPAESKAEPQAS encoded by the exons ATGGCGGTCAAG gtGCAAGCGACAAAAAGAGCCGACCCCGGTGACTTAAAGACTATTTTTCTGAAG TATGCCAGTGTGGTGGACGATGGAGAGCATTACATGACCCCCAGGGACTTTGTGCAGGGTTACCTGGGTTTACATGCACAGCCTCAGTACAATCCCAAAACTGTGGAACTGATAGCCGGAGTGGCCGACACCACTAAAGATGG ACTGATCTCTTTTCAGGAGTTTTTGGCCTTTGAGTCAGTTCTATGTGCCCCGGATGCCCTGTTCATAGTTGCCTTTCAGTTGTTTGACAAGACGGGCACAGGGAACATCTCATTCG AGAATGTACGTGACATCTTCAGCCAGACCACAGTTCATCACCACATTCCCTTTAACTGGGACTGTGAGTTCATCAGGCTACACTTCGGTCATGAAAGAAACAAGAACCTCACCTACACGGAGTTCACCCAGTTTCTGCAG GAGCTGCAGTTGGAGCACGCCCGCCAAGCGTTTGCACAAAAAGACAAGAACAAAAGTGGAACCATCACCGCCTTGGACTTCAGCGACATCATGGCCACCATCAGACACCACATGCTGACTCCATTTGTAGAAGAGAACCTGGTTTCA gctgcaggaggcaGCACCTCACACATGGTGAGCTTCTCCTACTTCAACGCCTTCAACGCTCTCCTAAATAACATGGAGTTGATCCGCAAGATTTACAGCACCCTCGCCGGCACCCACAGAGACATGCTCGTTACCAAAG AGGAGTTTGTTCATGCTGCAAATAAGTTTGGTCAAATCACTCCAATGGAGATCGACATCCTGTACCAGCTCTCTGGTCTCCACACTCACTCCGG GCGGCTGAACCAGGCAGACATTGAGAGGATAGCCCCGCTGGAGGAAGAAGCCATGCCGTACCACCAAGCAGAGGCCCACAGACAG CACGCTCATGAAACGTCTCGGCCCGTCTGGCTCCAGGCTGCAGAGTCTGCCTACAGGTTTACTCTGGGCTCAATCGCTGGAG ccACCGGTGCCACAGCTGTGTATCCAATCGACCTGGTGAAGACACGCATGCAGAACCAGCGCTCCACTGGCTCCTTTGTAGGAGAACTGATGTACAAGAATAGCTTCGACTGTGCAAAGAAAGTGCTCCGTTACGAGGGCTTCTTCGGATTCTACAGAG GTCTCCTCCCGCAGCTCATCGGCGTCGCCCCGGAGAAAGCTATCAAACTCACG ATGAATGATTTTGTCAGAGACAAGTTCACCACACAAGACGATACCATCCCTCTGCCTGCAGAGATTCTCGCTGGTGGATGT GCCGGAGCTTCCCAGGTGATTTTCACCAATCCTCTGGAGATCGTTAAGATTCGTCTGCAGGTGGCTGGAGAGATCACCACAGGGCCCAGGGTCAGTGCCCTGAATGTTGTGAGAGACCTGGGCTTCTTTGGCCTCTACAAG GGAGCCAAAGCTTGCTTCCTGCGTGACATCCCCTTCTCCGCCATCTACTTCCCTGTTTATGCCCACACCAAGGCGAAAATAGCAGATGAGGACGGAAGCCTGGGGGCACTGCAGCTGCTCACTGCTGGAGCCATCGCAG GTATACCGGCTGCTTCACTGGTGACCCCTGCTGATGTCATCAAGACCAGGCTCCAGGTGGCAGCCCGAGCAGGCCAGACGACATACAGCGGAGTCATCGACTGCTTCAGAAAGATCCTCAAGGAGGAAGGTTTCAGGGCATTTTGGAAGGGCACGGGAG CTCGCGTCTGCAGATCCTCACCACAGTTTGGTGTAACCCTGGTGACCTATGAGCTGTTGCAGAGATGGTTATACATTGACTTTGGCGGACA TCATCCTGCCGGCTCCGTGCCGACCCCCAAACCCACCATCAAGGATCTTCCATCTGTGACAGCAGACCACGTTGGCGGCTACCGTCTGGCTGCTGCAACTTTTGCTGGAGTGGAAAGAAAATTTGGTCTGCACCTGCCCAAGTTTAAGCCTTCTGGAGAAGTGACAATCAAACCAGCGGAGTCCAAAGCGGAGCCACAGGCTTCATAA